From a region of the Chlorocebus sabaeus isolate Y175 chromosome 23, mChlSab1.0.hap1, whole genome shotgun sequence genome:
- the SRA1 gene encoding steroid receptor RNA activator 1 isoform X2 translates to MTRCPAGQAEVEMAELYVKPGERGRLARALGPRPGLGWGRLRRGVWTLCLPQPQYELSVEFRARFTHPSPPQATRSAAGTTRRSSHTGCRPRPADTGARCSPRESPHPRMDPPEKQVCDDISRRLALLQEQWAGGKLSIPVKKRMAVLVQELSSHRWDAADDIHRSLMVDYVTEVSQWMVGVKRLIAEKRSLFSEEAANEEKSAATAENHTIPGFQQAP, encoded by the exons ATGACGCGCTGCCCCGCTGGCCAAGCGGAAGTGGAGATGGCTGAGCTGTACGTGAAGCCGGGTGAGCGCGGCCGACTGGCTAGGGCACTAGGTCCTCGCCCCGGCCTAGGCTGGGGGCGGTTGCGGCGCGGAGTCTGGACCCTCTGTCTCCCCCAGCCCCAATATGAACTATCAGTGGAGTTCCGGGCTCGCTTCACACATCCCTCGCCTCCGCAGGCAACAAGGAGCGCGGCTGGAACGACCCGCCGCAGTTCTCATAcgggctgcagacccaggccgGCGGACACAGGCGCTCGCTGCTCACCAAGAGAGTCGCCGCACCCCAGGATGGATCCCCCAGAG AAGCAGGTATGTGATGACATCAGCCGACGCCTGGCACTGCTGCAGGAACAGTGGGCTGGAGGAAAGTTGTCAATACCTGTAAAGAAGAGAATGGCTGTACTGGTGCAAG AGCTTTCAAGCCATCGGTGGGACGCAGCAGATGACATCCACCGCTCACTCATGGTTGACTATGTGACTGAGGTCAGTCAGTGGATGGTAGGAGTTAAAAGATTAATTGCAGAAAAGAGGAGTCTGTTTTCAGAGGAGGCAGCCAATGAAGAGAAATCTGCAGCCACAGCTGAGAACCACACCATACCAGGCTTCCAGCAGGCTCCATAA
- the SRA1 gene encoding steroid receptor RNA activator 1 isoform X1, whose amino-acid sequence MTRCPAGQAEVEMAELYVKPGNKERGWNDPPQFSYGLQTQAGGHRRSLLTKRVAAPQDGSPRVPASETSPGPPPMGPPPPSSKAPRSPPVGSGPASGMEPTSFPVESEALMEDVLRPLEQALEDCRGHTRKQVCDDISRRLALLQEQWAGGKLSIPVKKRMAVLVQELSSHRWDAADDIHRSLMVDYVTEVSQWMVGVKRLIAEKRSLFSEEAANEEKSAATAENHTIPGFQQAP is encoded by the exons ATGACGCGCTGCCCCGCTGGCCAAGCGGAAGTGGAGATGGCTGAGCTGTACGTGAAGCCGG GCAACAAGGAGCGCGGCTGGAACGACCCGCCGCAGTTCTCATAcgggctgcagacccaggccgGCGGACACAGGCGCTCGCTGCTCACCAAGAGAGTCGCCGCACCCCAGGATGGATCCCCCAGAG TCCCCGCATCAGAGACTTCTCCTGGGCCTCCCCCAATGGGGCCTCCACCTCCTTCAAGTAAGGCTCCCAGGTCCCCACCTGTGGGGAGTGGTCCTGCCTCTGGTATGGAGCCCACAAGTTTCCCAGTCGAGTCTGAGGCTCTGATGGAGGATGTGCTGAGACCTTTGGAACAGGCATTGGAAGACTGCCGTGGCCACACAAGG AAGCAGGTATGTGATGACATCAGCCGACGCCTGGCACTGCTGCAGGAACAGTGGGCTGGAGGAAAGTTGTCAATACCTGTAAAGAAGAGAATGGCTGTACTGGTGCAAG AGCTTTCAAGCCATCGGTGGGACGCAGCAGATGACATCCACCGCTCACTCATGGTTGACTATGTGACTGAGGTCAGTCAGTGGATGGTAGGAGTTAAAAGATTAATTGCAGAAAAGAGGAGTCTGTTTTCAGAGGAGGCAGCCAATGAAGAGAAATCTGCAGCCACAGCTGAGAACCACACCATACCAGGCTTCCAGCAGGCTCCATAA